A window of the Microcaecilia unicolor chromosome 5, aMicUni1.1, whole genome shotgun sequence genome harbors these coding sequences:
- the LOC115471290 gene encoding LOW QUALITY PROTEIN: uncharacterized protein LOC115471290 (The sequence of the model RefSeq protein was modified relative to this genomic sequence to represent the inferred CDS: deleted 1 base in 1 codon; substituted 1 base at 1 genomic stop codon) — protein sequence HEFLYMPDCPIPLLGRDLLSKLRAQISFDSDGQTSVSFRPPTSSPKGILSFCCPLEEEWRLHQSQGQVDLPLADSFQVSGVWAEDNPPGLARNIPPVHVDLLPSARPIHLRQYPIPRKALEGIQAHLNRLLSHGIIRPCQSPXNTPLLPVQKPGTEDYRPVQDLRVVNKSTISLHPVVPNPYVLLGLIPSGATHFTTLDLKDAFFCIRVAPASQLLFAFQWKNPVTGRKLQYTWTRLPQGFKNSPTIFGTALGQDLKTFKSEPSRRVLLQYVDDLLIAAVTQEECFEATRELLELLLDAGYKVSRSKAQLCQSEVKYLGFCISQGSRRLDVSRKQAVAALPQPKSRREVREFLGAAGFCRIWIPNFALMAKPLYQATKGGEKEPFEWGPTAQQSFIAIKKALLQAPALGLPDVEKPFSLYVHERQGVALGVLTQMMGSWQRPVAYLSKQLDGVAKGWPACMRAIAATALLVQEADKLTLGQELVVKVPHAVLTLMEYKGNHWFTNNRMVKYQASLCENPRIHLETVATFNPATLLPASEGPPDHDCIQTMDEVYSSRPDLKDVPWRDPDVIYFTDGSSYVENSKRLAGYAVVTEDKVIEARALPQGTSAQKAELVALIRALELAAGLVTNIYTDSKYAFTTLHAHGALYKEKGLINAAGQPVKYGPEILQLLEAVWAPKKVAVIHCRGHQRIDTPVARGNRHADRVAKEAFTEMPRSGRLRYLLVMVCTFSGWVEAYPTVTEKATEVARALLRDVIPRYGLPLAIGSDNGPAFVEATLQALSRALRITWKLHCAYRPQSSGQVERANRTLKNSLAKICQETQLKWPQALPLALFRLRCTPTKGTALSPFEIVYGKPPAILQGIKGDIGILGSAQVQEQVALLGRIISELQSYVREINPVPFQAQVHSFLPGDRVWVKDWRLQPLGPRWKGPFTVLLSTPTAVKVAGITPWVHWSR from the exons catgaattcctgtatatgccagactgtccaatccctttgttaggtcgagacctgctgtccaagcttagggcccaaatttcctttgactctgatggccagacttcagtctcctttcggcccccgacatctagccctaagggtatattgagtttctgctgcccccttgaagaagaatggcggctgcatcagtcgcagggccaagttgacctacccctggcagatagctttcaggtcagtggggtatgggcagaagataatcccccagggttggcccgaaatattcctcctgtccatgtagacttacttccaagtgcccggccaatccatcttcgccaatacccaattccccgaaaggctctggaagggattcaagcacatctgaatcgtttgttatcccatggaattattcgaccttgccagtctccatgaaatacgccactattgccagttcagaagccagggactgaggactaccggccagtccaagacttacgagtggtcaacaaatccactatttcattacaccctgtagtgcctaatccatatgtcctgctaggattgataccttctggagctacccatttcacgacacttgacttaaaagatgccttcttttgtattcgggtggcccccgccagtcaactgctttttgcctttcaatggaaaaacccagtaacaggaaggaagcttcagtatacatggacccgcctgccacaggggttcaagaactcccccaccatttttgggacagccctagggcaagaccttaagacttttaaatctgagccttccaggcgagttttactccagtatgtagatgacctcctgattgcagcagtgactcaggaagagtgttttgaggctaccagagaattgctggagctactcttggatgcaggctataaggtctcacgctcaaaggcccaactttgtcagtcagaagtgaagtatctgggcttttgcatttcccagggaagtcggagactggatgtcagtaggaagcaagcagttgctgcacttccccaacccaagtccagaagggaagttagggaatttctgggagcagccggattctgtagaatttggattccaaattttgcattgatggcgaaacccctttaccaggccacaaaggggggtgaaaaggaaccatttgaatggggacctacagctcaacaatccttcattgccataaagaaagccctactccaagcccctgcgttaggccttcctgatgtggagaaacctttctcattgtatgtccatgagcgacagggggttgctctgggtgtgctgacccagatgatgggatcctggcagaggcctgttgcatacctgtctaaacagctggatggagtggctaaaggatggccagcctgcatgagggctattgcagcaacagccttactggttcaggaagctgataagttgaccttggggcaagaactggttgttaaagtcccccacgcagttctcaccctcatggagtataagggcaaccactggtttacaaataaccgcatggttaagtaccaagctagtttgtgtgagaatccacggatacacctggaaacagtggctacattcaatcccgccactcttttgccagcatctgagggaccaccggatcatgactgtatccaaaccatggatgaagtgtactccagtcgaccagatcttaaagatgttccttggagggacccagatgtaatttatttc acagatggaagcagttatgtggagaactccaagcgattggcaggctatgctgtggtgacagaagacaaggtgatagaagcaagagccctgccccaaggaacttcagcccagaaagcagaacttgtggccctcatacgagctctggagctagcagcaggactggtgaccaacatttatactgattccaagtatgccttcacaactctacatgctcatggagctttgtataaggaaaagggactcataaatgccgcaggccaacctgttaagtatggacctgaaatacttcagctgctagaggctgtttgggcacctaagaaggtagctgtcattcactgcaggggacaccaaaggatagatactccagtggcccgagggaaccgccatgctgatcgggtggccaaggaagct ttcacagaaatgcccaggagcggtaggctccgataccttttggtcatggtctgtaccttttctgggtgggtggaagcatatcctacagtcactgagaaagccacagaagtagctcgagccctccttagggatgtcatccccaggtatggactgccccttgccataggttcagataatggtcccgcctttgttgaagccacacttcaggccctgtcccgcgcattgcgcattacctggaaattgcattgtgcctatcgtcctcagagttcagggcaggttgagcgggcaaacagaaccttgaaaaatagcctagcaaagatttgtcaggaaactcaactgaaatggccacaggcactgccactagccctcttccgcctccgatgcaccccaactaaaggaacagccctctctccctttgaaattgtgtatgggaagcccccagccattttgcagggaattaagggagacatagggattttagggtctgcccaggtgcaggagcaggtagccctcttgggcaggataatttctgagcttcagtcttatgtgagagaaataaaccctgtccccttccaggctcaggtacattccttcctgccaggggatagagtttgggtgaaagactggaggctccagcctctggggccccgatggaaaggaccttttactgttttgctttctacccctacagctgtgaaggtcgcagggataactccatgggtccattggtctcga